Proteins co-encoded in one Hymenobacter swuensis DY53 genomic window:
- the rplW gene encoding 50S ribosomal protein L23 codes for MSILKKPIVTEKATGLNEKSQYAFEVAIDANKVQIKKEIEQLYGVTVLGISTIRTIGKVKSKFTKGGAVSGRRPHGKKAIVTVKEGDIIDFYNGL; via the coding sequence ATGAGCATCCTGAAGAAACCCATCGTAACTGAAAAGGCTACGGGTCTGAACGAGAAAAGCCAGTACGCTTTTGAAGTGGCTATCGACGCCAACAAAGTTCAGATCAAGAAAGAGATTGAGCAGCTGTATGGCGTGACGGTTTTGGGCATCAGCACCATCCGCACCATCGGCAAAGTGAAATCGAAGTTCACGAAAGGCGGTGCCGTTTCCGGCCGTCGTCCGCATGGCAAGAAAGCCATCGTGACCGTAAAAGAGGGCGATATCATCGACTTCTACAACGGCCTGTAA
- the rplD gene encoding 50S ribosomal protein L4, giving the protein MELSVINIKGEDTGRKVTLSDAIFGLEPNEHVMYLDVKQYLANQRQGTHKSKQRNEVHGTTKKLKKQKGTGGARAGSMKSGVFVGGGRIFGPQPRDYGFKLNKKTKRLARLSALSALAKDGKVSVVENISLSTPKTKEFAAILAGLKLNNGRKTLLVTGSVDKNVVLSARNIQRVSVATPVALNTHDLLNTDTLLLSEDGLSALEQLYTTAE; this is encoded by the coding sequence ATGGAACTGTCAGTAATCAACATCAAAGGTGAGGACACCGGCCGCAAGGTTACCCTGTCCGACGCCATCTTCGGCCTGGAGCCGAATGAGCACGTGATGTACCTCGACGTAAAGCAGTACTTGGCCAATCAGCGCCAGGGCACGCACAAGTCGAAGCAGCGTAACGAAGTACACGGCACTACCAAGAAGCTGAAGAAGCAGAAAGGTACTGGCGGCGCCCGCGCAGGTAGCATGAAGTCGGGTGTATTCGTAGGTGGTGGCCGGATTTTCGGTCCTCAGCCCCGCGACTACGGCTTCAAACTGAACAAGAAAACCAAGCGTCTGGCTCGTCTGTCGGCTCTGTCGGCACTAGCTAAAGACGGTAAGGTATCGGTAGTGGAAAATATTTCCCTGTCGACCCCCAAAACCAAGGAGTTTGCCGCCATCCTGGCTGGTCTGAAGCTGAACAACGGCCGCAAGACTCTACTGGTAACCGGCTCGGTTGATAAGAACGTTGTTCTGTCGGCCCGTAACATTCAGCGCGTGAGCGTAGCTACCCCCGTAGCTCTGAACACTCACGACCTACTGAACACCGATACCCTGCTGTTGTCAGAAGATGGGTTGAGCGCACTGGAACAACTCTATACCACTGCTGAGTAA
- a CDS encoding O-antigen ligase family protein, whose amino-acid sequence MAFSLGSTLTIPRLLVAAGFFCVCIIVGLFTSSFFRILPSIGMIGLLVTGVSCFAMHGQHYNRADRSYYWPFMLIFLLHIGGGLITIDGHMKEYTRDVLLQLPYLALPIGFWLLPPFPTRYLKRLWLTLLGTTVLAALLSTGNYLQHFDQINEMYLHSKVMPTEPDHIRFSLLITLAVVTGVCLLAHRNVLGWGNRLIWMSVGFLVFYQHLLAVRSGLVTLYAAGGLALLWLVFRRRQYLQALLLAGCLVLVPTISYSVFPTLQNKSANTREDVGRVTHTASANNYSLVGRVYSYKIALEILQNNPWFGVGRADIESEMAAYYQKRYPNIRPSAYIQPHNQFLFSAVAFGLVGLIVFIVGFYYAGISVWPRYAPLLLTQYVILTLSFLVEYTLETQIGLGFALFFLLLALEGQKVTAKPETTWRPV is encoded by the coding sequence ATGGCATTTTCCTTAGGATCTACTTTAACCATTCCCCGGCTGTTAGTAGCAGCTGGCTTTTTCTGTGTCTGCATTATCGTTGGCCTGTTCACCAGCAGCTTTTTTCGGATTCTGCCCAGCATAGGAATGATAGGGCTATTAGTGACGGGAGTGAGTTGCTTTGCTATGCATGGTCAGCACTACAACCGTGCTGACCGAAGTTACTATTGGCCTTTTATGTTAATATTTCTCCTTCACATCGGAGGCGGTCTGATTACCATAGATGGGCACATGAAGGAATATACCCGAGACGTTTTGCTACAACTGCCATACCTGGCTTTGCCAATAGGTTTCTGGTTATTGCCACCGTTTCCAACGCGCTACCTAAAGAGGTTGTGGCTAACATTATTGGGTACAACTGTACTGGCTGCTTTACTGAGCACCGGCAACTACTTGCAGCATTTCGACCAGATAAACGAAATGTACCTGCACTCTAAGGTAATGCCCACTGAACCAGATCATATTCGGTTTAGTCTGCTTATTACGCTGGCGGTGGTGACTGGCGTTTGCTTGCTGGCGCACCGTAATGTGCTGGGGTGGGGGAACAGGCTGATCTGGATGTCGGTTGGCTTTCTGGTTTTCTATCAGCACCTACTGGCCGTGCGTAGCGGACTGGTGACGTTGTACGCCGCTGGCGGTCTGGCTCTACTCTGGCTGGTATTTCGCCGCCGGCAGTATCTGCAGGCATTGTTGCTGGCGGGCTGCTTGGTGTTAGTACCTACCATCAGTTACTCGGTGTTTCCAACGCTGCAAAATAAATCAGCGAATACCCGGGAAGATGTAGGTCGGGTGACACACACCGCTTCTGCTAATAATTACTCTTTAGTCGGTCGGGTGTATTCCTATAAGATAGCCCTGGAAATCCTGCAAAACAATCCGTGGTTTGGAGTAGGCAGGGCTGACATAGAATCGGAAATGGCAGCATATTATCAGAAGCGGTATCCCAATATCCGCCCATCCGCTTATATCCAACCGCATAACCAATTCTTGTTTTCTGCAGTAGCCTTCGGGTTGGTAGGGTTAATCGTGTTTATCGTGGGCTTTTATTATGCAGGTATCAGTGTATGGCCCCGATATGCTCCTTTGCTACTAACCCAGTACGTTATCCTGACGCTATCCTTTCTGGTGGAGTACACCCTAGAAACTCAGATTGGCTTAGGTTTCGCGCTGTTTTTTTTGTTGCTGGCGCTGGAAGGTCAGAAGGTAACTGCCAAACCAGAAACAACCTGGCGCCCAGTGTAA
- the rplC gene encoding 50S ribosomal protein L3, with product MPGIIGKKIGMTSLFTPDGKNIPCTLIEAGPCVVTQVKTIETDGYTAIQLGYGEKKAKNTTKALAGHFAKAGTTPKRKLVEFRTDEAGNYAAGSTIDATLFEEGEFVDVVGTSKGKGFQGVVKRYNFAGVGGQTHGQHNRGRHPGSIGACSWPSRVFKGMRMGGRMGNDRVKVQNLKVMRIVADKNLIVVSGSIPGAKNSFVVLEK from the coding sequence ATGCCTGGCATCATCGGTAAAAAAATCGGTATGACAAGCCTCTTCACTCCGGACGGGAAGAACATTCCCTGCACGCTCATTGAGGCGGGTCCGTGCGTAGTGACGCAGGTTAAGACCATCGAAACGGACGGCTACACAGCCATCCAGCTCGGCTACGGCGAGAAAAAAGCGAAGAATACCACCAAAGCACTGGCTGGTCACTTCGCAAAAGCCGGAACCACCCCCAAACGCAAACTCGTTGAGTTCCGCACTGACGAGGCTGGCAACTATGCCGCAGGTTCTACCATCGACGCTACCCTCTTTGAAGAAGGTGAGTTCGTTGACGTAGTAGGTACCTCTAAAGGTAAAGGCTTCCAGGGCGTTGTAAAACGCTACAACTTCGCCGGTGTAGGCGGACAGACGCACGGTCAGCATAACCGTGGCCGTCACCCCGGTTCTATTGGTGCCTGCTCTTGGCCTTCGCGCGTATTCAAAGGAATGCGCATGGGTGGCCGCATGGGAAATGACCGTGTGAAAGTGCAGAACCTGAAGGTAATGCGCATTGTAGCCGACAAAAACCTCATCGTGGTTAGCGGCTCGATTCCCGGTGCCAAGAACTCTTTCGTGGTCCTGGAAAAATAA
- the rpsJ gene encoding 30S ribosomal protein S10, whose translation MNQKIRIKLKSYDHNLVDKSSEKIVKAVKATGAIVSGPIPLPTDKEKFTVLRSPHVNKKSREQFQLCTYKRLVDIYSTSSKTVDALMKLELPSGVDVEIKV comes from the coding sequence ATGAACCAGAAGATTCGCATCAAACTCAAATCCTACGACCACAACTTGGTGGACAAATCGTCGGAGAAGATTGTGAAGGCGGTGAAGGCTACGGGCGCTATCGTAAGCGGCCCCATTCCGTTGCCGACCGACAAGGAGAAGTTCACCGTACTTCGCTCCCCCCACGTAAACAAGAAGTCGCGCGAGCAATTCCAGCTCTGCACCTACAAGCGTCTCGTTGACATCTATTCGACTTCGTCGAAGACGGTAGATGCCCTGATGAAGCTTGAGTTGCCCAGCGGCGTTGACGTTGAAATCAAAGTCTGA
- the fusA gene encoding elongation factor G, with product MAVNKDLQYLRNIGIMAHIDAGKTTTSERILYYTGKTHKIGEVHEGAATMDWMEQEQERGITITSAATTTFWNYPTDAQGDPTADTKQYKINLIDTPGHVDFTVEVERSLRVLDGAVALFCAVSGVEPQSETVWRQADKYKVPRICFVNKMDRAGADFFKAVNEIKDKLGANPVPLQIPIGAEDTFKGVVDLLTGKAIVWDDATQGKSYHEIPVPEDLVETVAEWRQKLIESVAEYDDRLLEKFFEDPESITRDEMMVVIRQAVIDMKFSPVMCGSAFKNKGVQSMLDGVMAYLPSPLDMPAIVGTNPDTGEEIERHPDNSEPFTALAFKIATDPFVGRLCFFRCYSGVLDAGSYVHNNRTNKKERISRLMQMHSNKQNPIDKIQAGDIAAGVGFKDIKTGDTLTDEKSRIVLESMSFPEPVIGYAIEPKTQADVDKMGMAIAKLVEEDPTLVVQTDPETGQTVLKGMGELHLEIIIDRMRREFKVEINQGAPMVAYKEILTKSVEHRETYKKQTGGRGKFGDIVFELGPKLTDPEKPGLEFVNDITGGVIPREFIAPVQKGFEEAMKNGPLAGFPIEGMRVRLYYGSYHDVDSDALSFELAARGGFREAGKQAGPKLLEPIMAVEVVSPDEYTGSVTGDLNRRRGIMKGMDTKGGANVIKADVPLSELFGYVTTLRTISSGRASASLTFSHYDQVPNNLAEAIIAKQKGNAIR from the coding sequence ATGGCTGTTAATAAAGATCTGCAATACCTCCGGAACATCGGGATTATGGCGCACATCGACGCCGGTAAGACCACCACGTCGGAGCGCATTCTCTACTACACCGGTAAGACCCACAAAATCGGGGAAGTGCACGAAGGTGCCGCCACGATGGACTGGATGGAGCAGGAGCAGGAGCGTGGTATCACCATCACGTCGGCTGCTACTACCACCTTCTGGAATTATCCGACCGACGCCCAGGGCGACCCGACTGCGGATACCAAGCAGTACAAAATCAACCTGATTGATACTCCCGGCCACGTTGACTTCACGGTTGAAGTTGAACGCTCACTGCGGGTACTTGACGGTGCTGTGGCCCTGTTCTGCGCCGTATCGGGCGTAGAGCCGCAGTCGGAAACCGTATGGCGTCAGGCTGACAAGTACAAGGTGCCCCGCATCTGCTTCGTTAACAAAATGGACCGTGCCGGTGCTGACTTCTTCAAGGCCGTTAACGAGATTAAGGACAAGCTGGGTGCTAACCCCGTGCCCCTGCAAATCCCGATTGGCGCTGAAGATACCTTCAAAGGCGTAGTTGACCTGCTGACCGGCAAAGCCATCGTATGGGATGACGCTACCCAAGGCAAATCGTACCACGAAATCCCGGTTCCGGAGGATCTGGTGGAAACGGTAGCCGAGTGGCGTCAGAAGCTCATCGAGAGCGTAGCCGAGTATGATGACCGTCTGTTGGAGAAATTCTTCGAAGATCCGGAAAGCATCACCCGCGACGAAATGATGGTTGTTATCCGCCAGGCGGTTATCGACATGAAGTTCTCGCCCGTAATGTGCGGTTCGGCGTTCAAGAACAAAGGTGTGCAGTCGATGCTGGATGGCGTAATGGCCTACCTGCCGTCGCCCCTTGATATGCCCGCTATTGTCGGTACCAACCCCGACACCGGCGAGGAAATCGAGCGTCACCCCGACAATTCGGAGCCCTTCACCGCTTTGGCATTCAAGATTGCCACTGACCCCTTTGTAGGTCGTCTGTGCTTCTTCCGCTGCTACAGCGGCGTGCTGGATGCTGGTTCGTATGTGCACAACAACCGCACGAACAAGAAGGAGCGTATCTCGCGTCTGATGCAGATGCACTCCAACAAGCAGAACCCCATCGATAAAATCCAGGCTGGTGACATTGCTGCCGGCGTGGGTTTCAAAGACATCAAAACCGGTGACACGCTGACCGACGAAAAGTCGCGCATCGTACTGGAGTCGATGTCGTTCCCTGAGCCCGTAATCGGCTACGCCATTGAGCCCAAAACTCAGGCTGACGTTGATAAAATGGGTATGGCTATTGCCAAACTGGTGGAGGAAGACCCCACGCTGGTGGTACAAACTGACCCCGAGACGGGCCAGACCGTACTGAAAGGCATGGGCGAGCTTCACCTGGAAATCATCATCGACCGTATGCGTCGGGAGTTCAAGGTCGAAATCAACCAGGGCGCTCCGATGGTAGCGTACAAAGAGATTCTGACGAAGTCGGTAGAGCACCGCGAAACATACAAGAAGCAGACAGGTGGTCGTGGTAAATTCGGCGACATCGTATTCGAACTCGGTCCGAAACTGACCGATCCGGAGAAACCAGGTCTGGAGTTCGTGAACGATATCACCGGTGGTGTTATCCCCCGCGAATTCATCGCGCCGGTTCAGAAAGGCTTCGAAGAAGCTATGAAGAACGGTCCGCTGGCCGGCTTCCCCATCGAAGGCATGCGAGTTCGTTTGTACTACGGTTCCTACCACGATGTTGACTCGGACGCCCTGTCGTTCGAACTCGCTGCCCGTGGTGGTTTCCGTGAAGCCGGCAAGCAAGCTGGTCCGAAACTGCTCGAGCCAATTATGGCGGTAGAGGTTGTTTCGCCCGATGAGTACACGGGTTCGGTAACCGGTGACCTGAACCGTCGCCGGGGCATCATGAAAGGCATGGACACCAAAGGCGGTGCCAACGTGATTAAGGCTGACGTTCCGCTGTCGGAGCTGTTCGGTTACGTAACTACGCTGCGTACCATCTCGTCGGGACGGGCTTCGGCTTCGCTGACGTTCTCGCACTACGACCAGGTGCCCAACAACCTTGCTGAGGCCATCATCGCCAAGCAAAAGGGTAACGCCATCCGCTAA
- the rpsG gene encoding 30S ribosomal protein S7, translated as MRKSKPKKRILLPDPKFKETLVTRFVNYMMYDGKKNLAYTIFYDACELVEQRTKESGVEMWRKALNNVMPTVEVKSRRVGGATFQVPTEVRPDRRIAVGSKWLIQYARRRGEKTMKDKLAGEIIAAAKGEGAAVKKKDDTHRMAEANKAFSHFRF; from the coding sequence ATGAGAAAGTCAAAACCGAAGAAGCGCATCCTCCTGCCCGACCCCAAGTTCAAGGAGACGCTGGTTACCCGTTTCGTAAACTACATGATGTACGACGGGAAGAAAAACCTGGCCTACACCATTTTTTATGATGCCTGCGAGCTTGTTGAGCAGCGCACCAAGGAAAGCGGCGTTGAGATGTGGCGCAAAGCCCTCAACAACGTAATGCCGACCGTAGAAGTAAAAAGCCGCCGCGTAGGTGGTGCTACCTTCCAGGTACCTACTGAAGTTCGTCCTGACCGTCGCATTGCCGTAGGTTCGAAGTGGTTGATTCAGTATGCTCGTCGTCGTGGTGAGAAAACCATGAAGGACAAGCTGGCCGGCGAAATCATTGCCGCCGCCAAGGGTGAAGGTGCTGCCGTGAAGAAAAAGGACGACACGCACCGGATGGCAGAAGCCAACAAGGCCTTCTCGCACTTCCGCTTCTAA
- the rplB gene encoding 50S ribosomal protein L2, producing MALKKLRPTSPGQRFRIAPAFDEITASTPEKSLLAPLKNSGGRNNSGKMSNRYIGGGHKAKYRIIDFKRDKAGVPATVKTIEYDPNRTARIALLQYADGEKRYIIAPAGVTVGASVVSGSGAAPEVGNALPLREIPLGTIVHNIELMPGNGAAMARSAGTYAQLVAREDKYATLKLPSGEMRMVLVTCMATVGTVSNGDHMNVRLGKAGRNRWLGRRPRVRGVAMNPVDHPMGGGEGKSSGGHPRSRNGIFSKGQKTRNKNKYSEQLIVNRKGKK from the coding sequence ATGGCACTCAAAAAACTAAGACCAACATCACCGGGTCAGCGCTTCCGCATCGCCCCGGCCTTCGACGAGATTACTGCGTCGACGCCGGAGAAGTCGCTGTTGGCACCCCTGAAAAACTCCGGTGGCCGTAACAATTCGGGCAAAATGTCCAACCGCTACATCGGCGGTGGTCATAAAGCCAAATACCGTATCATCGACTTCAAGCGTGACAAAGCCGGCGTTCCGGCCACGGTGAAGACGATTGAGTACGACCCTAACCGCACCGCCCGTATTGCCTTGCTGCAATACGCTGATGGTGAGAAACGCTACATCATTGCTCCTGCCGGTGTTACCGTAGGTGCCAGTGTTGTGTCGGGTTCGGGCGCTGCTCCGGAAGTTGGTAATGCTCTGCCCCTGCGCGAGATTCCGCTGGGTACCATTGTACACAATATCGAGCTGATGCCCGGTAATGGTGCTGCAATGGCCCGCTCGGCCGGTACCTACGCTCAATTGGTAGCCCGCGAAGACAAGTACGCCACCCTAAAACTGCCCTCCGGCGAAATGCGCATGGTACTCGTTACCTGCATGGCCACGGTTGGTACTGTTTCCAATGGCGACCACATGAACGTTCGTCTGGGCAAAGCCGGCCGCAACCGCTGGTTGGGTCGTCGTCCGCGCGTTCGTGGTGTTGCTATGAACCCTGTCGATCACCCCATGGGTGGTGGTGAAGGTAAGTCGTCGGGTGGTCACCCACGCAGCCGTAACGGTATCTTCTCGAAAGGTCAGAAGACCCGGAACAAGAACAAGTACTCCGAGCAGCTCATCGTTAACCGCAAAGGCAAGAAGTAA